The Papaver somniferum cultivar HN1 chromosome 3, ASM357369v1, whole genome shotgun sequence genome includes a region encoding these proteins:
- the LOC113359511 gene encoding UPF0329 protein ECU05_1680/ECU11_0050-like: protein MQGMRRSPRINAKNREEDDSQPIQENVAPKRKRVNKKLLVEEQPQVEPQEDEPQQIQDDVPTKRNRVNKKLLEERRTKQKHDKPEEEYSEEEDSQHIEKVTASKRKRENKKADVKKKKKNEEEPSGKRKKFEESEEEKEEYLDEEESDDEKVPEDGKPERELKGRPKAKEVIFKGGPIPLVEMGSFLYKMFELE from the exons ATGCAAGGAATGAGAAGATCACCAAGGATAAATGcgaaaaatagagaagaagatgatTCACAACCGATTCAAGAAAATGTAGCCCCCAAAAGGAAGAGGGTGAACAAGAAGTTATTGGTTGAAGAACAACCACAGGTTGAACCACAAGAAGATGAACCACAACAAATTCAGGATGATGTACCAACCAAAAGGAACAGGGTAAACAAGAAATTATTGGAAGAAAGAAGAACAAAGCAGAAACATGATAAACCAGAAGAAGAatattcagaagaagaagattcacAACACATTGAGAAAGTTACAGCATCAAAGCGAAAGAGAGAGAACAAGAAAGcagatgtgaagaagaagaagaaaaatgaagaggAACCATCaggtaaaagaaaaaaatttgaagaatcagaagaagagaaggaagaatatTTAGATGAAGAAGAATCAGATGATGAGAAAGTACCCGAAGACGGGAAGCCGGAAAGGGAACTGAAAG GTAGGCCAAAGGCGAAGGAAGTTATATTCAAAGGAGGTCCCATTCCATTGGTTGAAATGGGGAGTTTTCTATACAAGATGTTTGAATTAGAATAA